The Pochonia chlamydosporia 170 chromosome 1, whole genome shotgun sequence genome window below encodes:
- a CDS encoding rhodopsin family protein (similar to Metarhizium acridum CQMa 102 XP_007813968.1): MFFFFICGEHTFRSEIPGYEGMVCQCHHCGNMAAHVVKSRPFFTFCFVPIIPFTISGYKDVTCNICHFQQPLENRPDVMAMANGGGQGSQGAGQYGPPPPHPQQGWNQQQQGWNQQGQGGQQQHG, encoded by the exons atgttcttcttcttcatatGCGGTGAGCACACTTTCCGCAGTGAGATTCCCGGATATGAGGGAATGGTGTGTCAATGCCACCACTGCGGAAACATGGCAGCCCACGTTGTCAAGAGTCGTCCGTTCTTCACCTTTTGTTTCGTT CCTATTATTCCTTTCACCATTTCGGGATACAAGGATGTTACATGTAATATCTGCCACTTTCAACAACCCTTGGAAAATCGCCCTGAtgtcatggccatggcaaatGGTGGCGGACAAGGCAGTCAAGGGGCCGGACAGTATggccctcctccgccacaTCCTCAACAGGGATGGaatcagcagcaacaaggatGGAaccaacaaggtcaaggtggacaacagcaacacGGCTGa
- a CDS encoding ribonuclease P complex subunit Pop2 (similar to Metarhizium acridum CQMa 102 XP_007813967.1), whose protein sequence is MIYDLNIAWTPSTTSERLLQTLSLAHSLGYSTVALNHTLELPFPTNPTSPFPSGLESSPSRKLPKLLHRATLPLDDPAASNYRLQSLANVYDILAIRPLTDKAFQNACLTLDIPIISLDLTTHFPFHFRPKPCMAAVSRGVRFEICYAQLLTADNRGRANFISNATSIIRATRGRGIIISSEAKTALSLRGPADVVNLLNVWGLANEKGLEGLRNIPRSIVVNEGMKRNGFRGVINVVQVASRDSRDSNKSPLEDNEQSTGTDTDLGGKKGQKQKRKNGAEDGQSISKRQAKKMRLAARSADPDKKPAS, encoded by the coding sequence ATGATCTACGACCTCAACATCGCGTGGACCCCTTCCACAACGTCTGAGCGTCTCCTCCAAACTCTTTCTCTCGCACATTCTCTTGGGTACTCCACAGTTGCCCTCAATCACACGCTGGAACTTCCGTTCCCCACGAATCCTACATCGCCCTTCCCATCAGGCCTCGAGTCCTCGCCTTCCCGAAAGCTGCCCAAATTGTTGCACCGGGCTACTCTTCCGCTCGACGATCCCGCTGCTTCCAACTATCGCCTACAGTCTCTCGCAAACGTTTACGATATTCTCGCTATCCGGCCGCTGACTGACAAGGCGTTCCAAAATGCTTGCCTTACTCTCGACATCCCCATCATCTCTCTCGACCTCACCACCCACTTCCCCTTCCACTTTCGCCCCAAACCATGCATGGCTGCGGTGAGCCGTGGCGTTCGTTTCGAGATATGCTACGCCCAACTCCTTACCGCTGACAACCGCGGACGCGCAAACTTCATCTCCAATGCCACCAGCATAATTCGCGCCACCCGCGGACGCGGCATTATTATTAGCAGCGAGGCCAAGACAGCACTTAGCCTACGTGGACCGGCGGACGTGGTCAATCTTTTGAACGTGTGGGGTTTGGCCAACGAAAAAGGCCTCGAGGGTCTGCGAAATATTCCTCGAAGCATCGTTGTTAACGAAGGGATGAAGAGGAATGGCTTTCGCGGCGTCATTAATGTAGTTCAAGTGGCATCGAGGGACAGTCGCGACTCCAATAAAAGTCCTTTGGAGGACAACGAGCAGAGTACTGGCACGGACACTGACCTAGGTGGCAAAAAGggacaaaaacaaaaacgtAAAAATGGTGCAGAGGATGGTCAGTCTATCAGCAAGAGGCaggccaagaagatgaggctgGCTGCTCGCTCAGCTGACCCGGATAAAAAACCAGCGTCATGA